Proteins encoded together in one Planctomyces sp. SH-PL14 window:
- a CDS encoding HEAT repeat domain-containing protein, which translates to MSAENRPVDDAGSPRNDYDLPEHLPPVEPPSAGFIVQLFVVPAIIVAVIVGLYLLFSRMAAGEADWRQLVSDVRSENPHVRWSGAKQLAMLLTEAANAPAGTVEPGTESLTTNREIAQALVEPFQTLSTKSTLADDEALQLEFLGKALGQLDVPDVVVPPLITAAEPGNEDEAKRTLRKTSLNSLAMIVGRTRQKGHLAALPKSFDEHLIAISQDADRLFRNQAAFVLGLSGSSAALERLQAMLDDPEELIRVNAAVGLARNDSKRGLTVLEQILRDSAEWKLDVPEGKTGDDVVALEGRRFEQASMLKNALQAVGDLAPQLSDTERERLLKEVRRIGESFPIIELRSSALKTADKLSKKG; encoded by the coding sequence ATGTCTGCCGAGAACCGCCCCGTGGACGACGCCGGATCGCCGCGGAATGACTACGACCTGCCGGAACACCTTCCGCCGGTCGAGCCCCCTTCGGCGGGCTTCATCGTTCAGCTCTTCGTCGTCCCGGCGATCATCGTCGCGGTCATCGTCGGCCTGTACCTCCTCTTCTCCCGGATGGCGGCTGGTGAGGCGGACTGGCGGCAGCTCGTGAGCGACGTCCGCAGCGAAAACCCACACGTCCGCTGGAGTGGAGCCAAACAGCTCGCCATGCTCCTCACCGAAGCCGCCAACGCCCCTGCGGGGACGGTTGAGCCTGGCACCGAGTCGCTGACGACGAACCGCGAGATCGCCCAGGCCCTCGTCGAGCCGTTCCAGACTCTTTCCACCAAGTCCACGCTCGCGGATGACGAAGCGCTCCAGCTCGAATTCCTCGGAAAAGCCCTCGGCCAGCTCGACGTCCCGGACGTCGTGGTCCCGCCGCTGATTACAGCCGCCGAGCCAGGAAATGAAGACGAGGCCAAGCGGACGCTCCGCAAGACGTCCCTGAACTCGCTGGCCATGATCGTTGGCCGGACCCGCCAGAAGGGGCATCTGGCCGCCCTCCCCAAATCCTTCGACGAACACCTCATCGCGATCTCCCAGGACGCCGACCGGCTGTTCCGGAACCAGGCGGCCTTCGTCCTCGGACTCTCCGGAAGTTCCGCAGCCCTCGAACGGCTGCAGGCGATGCTCGACGATCCCGAAGAGTTGATCCGGGTCAATGCCGCGGTCGGACTCGCGCGGAACGACTCCAAGCGGGGCCTCACCGTCCTGGAACAGATCCTCCGCGACTCTGCGGAGTGGAAGCTCGACGTCCCCGAGGGAAAGACCGGAGACGACGTCGTCGCGCTCGAAGGCCGCCGCTTCGAGCAGGCCTCGATGCTGAAAAACGCTCTCCAGGCGGTCGGCGACCTCGCGCCGCAACTCTCGGACACGGAACGGGAGCGGCTCCTCAAGGAAGTCCGCCGCATCGGCGAATCCTTCCCGATCATCGAACTCCGCTCCTCAGCCCTGAAAACCGCGGACAAGCTGTCCAAGAAGGGCTGA
- a CDS encoding phytanoyl-CoA dioxygenase family protein, translating into MPWFRPTDDDRAQFERDGFLIVRSLLSTEEVILLSQVARADKHLAETAYGRKDAAGAVVTLAVRNELTDDLYSAIARSARVVGAMQTFLGDEVYHYHHKLILKEPRVGGAWEWHQDYGYWYHNGCLTPDMGSCLIAIDRATQENGCLQVLAGTHKLGRIDHGKTGDQTGADMERVDVALKRHELVHVDLNPGDAVLFHANLLHRSDQNTSEDPRWALICCYNTRHNDPYKPGRHPGYSPIAVLEDEQVLAAGIAQKERIDRALAG; encoded by the coding sequence ATGCCCTGGTTTCGCCCAACGGACGACGACCGCGCCCAGTTCGAACGGGACGGCTTCCTCATCGTCCGCAGCCTCCTCTCCACCGAAGAGGTCATCCTCCTCAGCCAGGTGGCCCGCGCCGACAAACACCTCGCCGAAACCGCCTACGGCCGCAAAGACGCCGCGGGAGCCGTCGTCACCCTGGCGGTCCGGAACGAGCTGACGGACGACCTCTACAGCGCCATCGCCCGCAGCGCCCGCGTCGTCGGCGCCATGCAGACCTTCCTCGGCGATGAGGTCTACCACTACCACCACAAGCTGATTCTCAAGGAGCCCCGCGTCGGCGGAGCCTGGGAATGGCACCAGGACTACGGCTACTGGTACCACAACGGCTGCCTCACCCCCGACATGGGAAGCTGCCTCATCGCCATCGACCGGGCGACACAGGAAAACGGCTGCCTTCAGGTCCTCGCCGGGACGCACAAGCTGGGACGGATCGATCACGGAAAGACCGGCGACCAGACCGGAGCCGACATGGAACGCGTCGACGTTGCCCTGAAACGTCACGAGCTAGTCCACGTCGACCTCAACCCAGGCGACGCCGTCCTGTTCCACGCCAACCTGCTCCACCGGTCCGACCAGAACACCAGCGAAGACCCGCGGTGGGCCCTGATCTGCTGCTACAACACGCGGCACAACGACCCGTACAAGCCGGGCCGCCACCCTGGCTACTCGCCCATCGCCGTGCTGGAGGACGAGCAGGTCCTCGCTGCCGGGATCGCCCAGAAGGAGCGGATCGACCGGGCCCTCGCCGGCTGA
- a CDS encoding PQQ-binding-like beta-propeller repeat protein — MLALGRLFAVVSCLLVAGVAQAQTLPAEQALNARGLTRAWWGRAHIDPSQDTVQFLSADETVLYVQSRTGGLTAFDAETGKRMWIRQLGPSIQAGFRANSNDTEVLVSAGMVLFSLDKLTGKTNWTLQLPHHPSSAPGVDDNNVYVPMSDSSVYQFDLRTIHKLSDAGMLPQWSLRARGWRYQTARPVLSPPSSDNTLVTFASSSGTLYAVNAQGVKLKFQFEAGSPITTPVAYRGDTIYICDVAGQVYCISAVTGVTRWTFSTSSPVRFQPRPVDDAVFVVAERGGLYSLDNQTGVQNWRNVNVTNFVSVSNERVYAADELGNILILNRKTGKPEAPSLSVRDFPIRISNSRTDRLYLGTKDGLVVCIRETGLTQPIYHLYPDRRPILPELAPDEDAAATTEAAPANN, encoded by the coding sequence ATGCTCGCCCTGGGGCGTCTCTTTGCGGTTGTGTCGTGCCTCCTCGTGGCCGGTGTCGCCCAGGCGCAGACGCTTCCCGCCGAACAGGCTCTGAACGCGCGGGGATTGACCCGCGCCTGGTGGGGGCGGGCCCACATCGATCCGTCGCAGGACACGGTCCAGTTCCTGTCCGCCGACGAAACGGTCCTGTACGTCCAGTCCAGGACCGGCGGCCTCACCGCGTTCGATGCCGAAACCGGCAAGCGGATGTGGATCCGCCAGCTCGGGCCCAGCATCCAGGCCGGCTTCCGGGCCAACTCGAACGACACGGAAGTCCTGGTCTCCGCCGGCATGGTTCTGTTCAGCCTCGACAAGCTGACCGGCAAGACGAACTGGACCCTCCAGCTCCCGCACCATCCCTCTTCCGCCCCCGGCGTGGACGACAACAACGTCTACGTGCCGATGAGCGACTCCAGCGTCTACCAGTTCGATCTGCGGACGATCCACAAGCTGAGCGACGCCGGCATGCTGCCGCAGTGGTCGCTTCGCGCCCGGGGATGGCGGTACCAGACCGCCCGCCCGGTCCTTTCTCCCCCGTCGTCCGACAATACCCTCGTCACCTTCGCCAGCTCCAGCGGGACGCTCTACGCCGTTAATGCCCAGGGAGTGAAGCTGAAGTTCCAGTTTGAAGCGGGGAGCCCCATCACGACGCCGGTCGCCTACCGCGGCGACACGATCTACATCTGCGACGTGGCGGGGCAGGTCTACTGCATCTCCGCCGTGACCGGCGTGACGCGGTGGACCTTCTCAACCTCCTCTCCCGTCCGGTTCCAGCCCCGACCTGTGGATGATGCGGTGTTCGTCGTCGCGGAACGCGGGGGACTGTACTCCCTCGACAATCAGACCGGCGTTCAGAATTGGCGCAACGTCAACGTGACCAACTTCGTCTCCGTGTCGAACGAACGGGTCTACGCCGCCGACGAGTTGGGGAACATCCTGATCCTGAATCGCAAGACCGGAAAGCCGGAAGCCCCGTCGCTGTCGGTCCGGGACTTCCCGATCCGCATCAGCAACTCACGGACGGACCGGCTCTATCTGGGAACGAAGGACGGACTGGTCGTCTGCATCCGCGAGACCGGCCTCACGCAGCCGATCTACCACCTTTATCCGGACCGCCGCCCCATCCTGCCGGAACTTGCTCCGGACGAAGACGCGGCCGCCACGACCGAAGCCGCACCGGCCAACAACTGA
- a CDS encoding sensor histidine kinase has translation MSPIPPPQSPAERIAWELPAEAITIRIRWFGLCVGYLFVNFLSPSKHQLELNGILALATGYAIADTVWSRRRRVFLSETPLFVSLMESIFIGLLCHFDQGIDSLFRFYYLLSLLVCAFRYTPLTTYLTLALHALSFSLLVFSGNQSAPIQPASILLMLVFMAWVTWASTALSMLVHTAGEQLADLNAELQRNQKLLEQRIAERTTELQQSQAMLVQQEKQAAFGLLAAGIAHEVGNPLAAISGLVQMMNRKPLDPDMHERLGLIDEQLRRIQRTLRELVDFSRPASREVRRCDIREVIKAALNVAKYYKRMKGKHVDVEYAEDMPDVQIVRDQVLQVFLNLILNALDATQEGGTIHIAARPAPPGIEITVKDDGHGVRAEDQPRLFQAYFTTKETGTGLGLFVCRNIVESMSGRIELVESSPAGTTFRVRFPAA, from the coding sequence TTGTCCCCCATTCCCCCGCCACAGTCGCCCGCTGAGCGCATCGCCTGGGAACTCCCGGCCGAAGCGATCACGATCCGCATCCGCTGGTTCGGCCTGTGCGTCGGCTACCTCTTCGTCAACTTTCTCTCCCCGTCGAAGCACCAGCTCGAGCTGAACGGGATCCTGGCCCTGGCGACGGGCTACGCCATCGCCGATACGGTCTGGAGCCGGCGGCGGCGGGTCTTCCTGAGCGAGACGCCGCTGTTCGTCTCGCTGATGGAATCGATCTTCATCGGTCTCCTGTGTCACTTCGACCAGGGGATCGACAGCCTGTTCCGATTCTATTACCTGCTCTCGCTGCTCGTCTGCGCGTTCCGCTACACGCCCTTGACGACGTACCTCACCCTCGCCCTGCACGCCCTCAGCTTCAGTCTGCTGGTCTTCTCTGGAAACCAGTCGGCCCCGATCCAGCCCGCCTCGATTCTGCTGATGCTCGTCTTCATGGCGTGGGTCACCTGGGCCAGCACGGCCCTCTCGATGCTGGTCCACACCGCCGGGGAACAGCTGGCCGACCTCAACGCCGAGCTGCAACGGAACCAGAAGCTGCTCGAACAGCGAATCGCCGAGCGGACGACCGAGCTCCAGCAGTCGCAGGCGATGCTCGTCCAGCAGGAGAAGCAGGCGGCCTTCGGACTTCTGGCGGCGGGGATCGCGCACGAGGTGGGGAACCCGCTGGCGGCGATCAGCGGACTCGTCCAGATGATGAACCGCAAGCCGCTCGATCCGGACATGCATGAGCGGCTGGGGCTCATCGACGAGCAGCTCCGACGCATCCAGCGGACGCTGCGGGAGCTCGTCGACTTCTCCCGGCCGGCCTCCCGCGAGGTCCGCCGGTGCGACATCCGTGAAGTGATCAAGGCGGCCCTCAACGTCGCCAAGTACTACAAGCGGATGAAGGGGAAGCACGTCGACGTCGAGTACGCCGAGGACATGCCGGACGTCCAGATTGTCCGGGACCAGGTGCTGCAGGTGTTCCTCAACCTGATCCTCAATGCCCTCGACGCGACCCAGGAGGGGGGGACGATCCACATCGCGGCCCGCCCCGCCCCCCCCGGAATCGAAATCACGGTGAAGGACGACGGCCACGGCGTCCGCGCCGAGGACCAGCCCCGGCTGTTCCAGGCCTATTTCACAACCAAGGAGACCGGGACGGGACTGGGCCTCTTTGTCTGCCGGAACATCGTGGAAAGCATGAGCGGCCGGATCGAGCTCGTCGAATCGAGCCCGGCGGGGACGACGTTCCGCGTCCGATTCCCGGCGGCGTAG
- the nadB gene encoding L-aspartate oxidase has protein sequence MFTDVLIIGSGIAGIRAALEVDPRLRVVIVTKDRVELSNSAWAQGGIAGVLDPSDDVRNHTADTLVAGAGMCDETVVRTVVNAAPTLIRELVSFGAKFDQRNGELSLTLEGGHSHPRVAHALGDATGKEVMRALINTVRGANWSEIWEQTFTIDLMTHEGTCRGAIVWNKEHGKTIVWAKQTILCTGGAGRLFRETTNPDIATADGHALGFRAGAQVRDMEMMQFHPTVLYIAGGARHLISEAVRGEGAYLVDSRGHRFMQDYDERGELAPRDIVSRAITDQMEKTRHSCVYLDLRHLPDDLIAERFPHIAEVCREFGLNLAEDLIPVRPGAHYMIGGLTVDLDGKTTLPGLWAAGEVSSSGLHGANRLASNSLLEGLYYGIRTGRGASDAALQIPDSFTALPLVSDWPRTTREEEDLNLLDLQNSLSSIMWRNVGIRRDAESLLSAREQVDFWDRYVSQREFSTVAGWELQNMLLVARLMIDSALAREESRGVHYRSDFPQPNEARKERVVIDNE, from the coding sequence ATGTTCACGGACGTGCTGATCATCGGTTCCGGGATCGCCGGGATCCGCGCGGCCCTGGAAGTCGACCCGCGGCTCCGCGTCGTCATCGTCACCAAGGACCGCGTCGAGCTCTCGAACAGCGCCTGGGCCCAGGGGGGAATCGCCGGCGTCCTCGACCCCTCGGACGACGTCCGCAACCACACGGCCGACACCCTCGTGGCGGGGGCCGGGATGTGCGACGAGACGGTCGTCCGGACGGTCGTCAACGCCGCCCCGACGCTGATCCGCGAACTTGTGTCGTTCGGCGCGAAGTTCGACCAGCGGAACGGCGAGCTCTCCCTGACCCTCGAAGGGGGCCATAGCCATCCCCGCGTCGCCCACGCCCTCGGCGATGCGACCGGCAAAGAGGTCATGCGGGCCCTCATTAACACCGTCCGCGGCGCCAACTGGTCGGAGATCTGGGAGCAGACGTTCACGATCGACCTGATGACGCACGAGGGGACCTGCCGCGGCGCGATCGTCTGGAACAAGGAGCACGGCAAGACGATCGTCTGGGCCAAGCAGACGATCCTCTGCACCGGCGGGGCGGGGCGGCTCTTCCGCGAGACCACGAACCCGGACATCGCCACCGCGGACGGGCACGCCCTCGGCTTCCGGGCCGGGGCCCAGGTCCGCGACATGGAGATGATGCAGTTTCACCCGACCGTCCTGTACATCGCCGGGGGAGCCCGGCACCTCATCTCCGAGGCGGTCCGGGGCGAAGGGGCGTACCTCGTCGATTCCCGCGGACACCGGTTCATGCAGGACTACGACGAGCGGGGCGAACTCGCCCCCCGCGACATCGTCAGCCGCGCCATCACGGACCAGATGGAGAAGACGCGGCATTCCTGCGTCTACCTCGACCTGCGGCACCTTCCGGACGACCTGATCGCCGAGCGGTTCCCGCACATCGCCGAGGTCTGCCGCGAGTTCGGCCTGAACCTCGCCGAGGACCTGATCCCGGTCCGTCCCGGCGCGCACTACATGATCGGCGGGCTGACCGTCGACCTCGACGGCAAGACGACTCTACCGGGCCTGTGGGCCGCCGGCGAAGTCTCGTCCAGCGGCCTGCACGGCGCGAACCGCCTCGCCTCGAACAGCCTTCTGGAAGGTCTCTACTACGGCATCCGGACCGGCCGCGGAGCCTCTGACGCCGCCCTCCAGATCCCCGACAGCTTCACCGCGCTCCCGCTCGTCTCCGACTGGCCGCGGACGACCCGGGAAGAAGAGGACCTCAACCTCCTGGACCTGCAGAACTCGCTCAGCAGCATCATGTGGCGGAACGTCGGGATCCGCCGCGATGCCGAGAGTCTGCTGTCGGCCCGCGAGCAGGTCGACTTCTGGGACCGGTACGTCTCGCAGCGGGAGTTCAGCACCGTCGCCGGCTGGGAGCTCCAGAATATGCTCCTCGTCGCCCGGCTGATGATCGATTCCGCCCTCGCCCGCGAAGAGAGCCGCGGCGTCCACTACCGCAGCGATTTCCCGCAGCCGAACGAGGCTCGCAAGGAGCGGGTCGTCATCGACAACGAGTGA
- the ppk1 gene encoding polyphosphate kinase 1 yields the protein MSRLKTNYLNRELSWLDFNQRVLEEAADTSIPLLERLKFLAISASNLDEFFRVRVGGLQTLEQQGVMRPDAAGLTPEQQLTAIRRRVRQMIEEQYRVYREELEPQLAASGMRCLRPSELNAAQKRVLKQVFQNEIYPVLTPMAVGGEIEFPLLSSQGLNVCVRLAPGEGAEADAFRYAIIPLAGALSRIIGLPADAGYSYLLLEDAVTLYVGDFFPGETILETIPFRITRNADMSVREDSAEDLMEEMSNILDARRLGNYVRLEILENASAELTHFLRHALDIVPESLYPSKGPLDLSAFFRISDRPGFDHLKYESWPPFPSPDLPPGSSVFEAVSLQDILLYHPYESFEPVVRFIEQAADDPDVLAIKQTLYRTSRDSPIVAALLRAAERGKNVTVICELKARFDEARNIEWARQLEQAGAQVIYGVKGLKTHAKVCVVIRREPQGIQRYVHFGTGNYNEQTSRIYSDVSLLTCHPDLGADAIAFFNAVTGYSQPLQYHRIAAAPLGLRDKLLEMIRAETEIRRDGRPARIWAKLNALVDPTLIDALYDASQAGVEIKLNVRGVCCLRPGVKDLSENIEVVSIVDRFLEHARVLHFHHGGDDRVFISSADWMPRNLDRRVELLVPVEDPRCRDRLIHILEVCFADTVKSRKLTSSGTHRRIKVSGAEAIRSQQRLYDEANEARHLADQQRRTIFEPHRPG from the coding sequence ATGAGCCGTCTGAAGACGAATTACCTCAACCGTGAACTGAGCTGGCTGGACTTCAACCAGCGGGTCCTGGAGGAGGCGGCCGACACCAGTATCCCCCTGCTCGAGCGGCTCAAGTTCCTGGCGATCAGCGCCTCGAACCTCGACGAGTTCTTCCGCGTCCGCGTCGGCGGTCTCCAGACCCTCGAACAGCAGGGAGTGATGCGGCCCGACGCCGCGGGGCTCACCCCGGAGCAGCAGCTCACCGCCATCCGCCGCCGCGTGCGGCAGATGATCGAGGAGCAGTACCGCGTTTACCGGGAAGAACTGGAGCCGCAGCTCGCCGCGTCCGGAATGCGGTGCCTGCGGCCGTCGGAGCTGAACGCCGCGCAGAAACGCGTGCTGAAGCAGGTGTTTCAGAACGAGATCTATCCCGTGCTGACCCCGATGGCGGTCGGCGGGGAAATTGAGTTTCCGCTCCTCTCCAGCCAGGGGCTGAACGTCTGCGTCCGCCTCGCTCCAGGCGAAGGGGCGGAAGCGGACGCGTTCCGCTACGCAATCATCCCGCTGGCGGGGGCGCTCTCGCGGATCATCGGCCTGCCGGCGGATGCGGGGTATTCATACCTGCTCCTCGAAGACGCCGTGACGCTGTACGTCGGCGACTTCTTTCCCGGGGAGACGATCCTTGAGACGATCCCGTTCCGGATTACGCGGAACGCCGACATGAGCGTCCGTGAGGACTCCGCCGAAGACCTGATGGAGGAGATGTCGAACATCCTCGACGCCCGCCGGCTCGGGAACTATGTCCGCCTGGAGATCCTGGAGAACGCGAGTGCGGAGCTGACCCACTTCCTTCGCCACGCTCTCGACATCGTGCCGGAGTCGCTCTACCCCTCGAAGGGTCCGCTCGATCTCTCGGCGTTCTTCCGGATCAGCGACCGGCCGGGCTTCGACCATCTCAAATATGAAAGCTGGCCGCCGTTTCCTTCGCCCGACCTGCCCCCGGGCTCCTCGGTGTTCGAAGCGGTCTCGCTGCAGGACATCCTGCTCTATCACCCGTATGAGAGCTTCGAGCCGGTGGTCCGGTTCATCGAGCAGGCGGCGGACGATCCCGATGTCCTGGCGATCAAGCAGACGCTGTACCGCACGAGCCGCGACAGCCCGATCGTCGCGGCCCTGCTTCGCGCGGCGGAGCGGGGGAAGAACGTCACGGTGATCTGCGAGCTCAAAGCCCGCTTTGACGAGGCGCGGAACATCGAGTGGGCGCGGCAGCTGGAGCAGGCTGGCGCCCAGGTGATCTATGGCGTGAAGGGGCTCAAGACGCACGCCAAGGTCTGCGTGGTGATCCGCCGGGAACCGCAGGGGATTCAGCGGTACGTCCATTTCGGGACGGGGAACTACAACGAGCAGACGTCGCGGATTTACAGCGACGTGAGCCTGCTGACCTGTCATCCGGACCTGGGGGCGGACGCGATTGCGTTCTTCAACGCCGTGACCGGTTACTCGCAGCCGCTGCAGTACCATCGGATCGCGGCCGCTCCGCTGGGGCTGCGGGACAAGCTGCTGGAGATGATCCGGGCGGAGACGGAGATCCGGCGCGACGGGCGGCCGGCGCGGATCTGGGCGAAGCTCAATGCCCTGGTGGATCCGACGCTGATTGATGCCCTGTACGACGCCTCACAGGCGGGGGTCGAGATCAAGCTCAACGTTCGCGGCGTGTGCTGCCTGCGGCCGGGGGTGAAGGATCTGAGCGAGAACATCGAGGTGGTGAGTATCGTCGACCGCTTCCTCGAACATGCCCGGGTTCTCCATTTCCATCATGGCGGGGATGACCGGGTCTTCATTTCGAGCGCGGACTGGATGCCGCGGAATCTGGATCGGCGGGTGGAGCTGCTGGTGCCGGTGGAGGATCCGCGGTGCCGGGATCGGTTGATCCATATTCTCGAGGTCTGCTTTGCGGACACGGTGAAGTCGCGGAAACTGACTTCGTCGGGGACGCATCGGCGGATCAAGGTCTCAGGGGCGGAAGCGATCCGGTCTCAGCAGCGGTTGTACGACGAGGCGAACGAGGCGCGGCATCTGGCGGACCAGCAGCGGCGGACGATCTTCGAGCCGCATCGGCCGGGCTGA
- a CDS encoding ATP-grasp domain-containing protein: MAERIFVSEFVCGGGWSEGRPPESLEREGRAMLLAVLADLAAVPGLRVVTTWDHRLARPLFPDGVEAVEVDSPQAEIRTFADLAAEATWTLVIAPETAGILSARVQAVHTAGGIALNGSVESIDLCGDKLRLAGFLRQRGIRTPAAALWDDEVVGELEGLRVGPDRWPWPVVAKPRDGAGSQQTRRVDGLMRGPSANLGWDELPQDPEFVGARENLLVQPWIAGRACSVAALVHPDGTATILPPAEQRFSEDGRMSYLGGTIPAEGVSAAAVESLVRSVLSQVPGLRGWIGFDFLVPADAPESVVLIEINPRLTTSYVGYRRICRGNLARSLVFGAESAPIFDGRITFSSDGTAILPE, from the coding sequence GTGGCTGAGCGGATCTTCGTCTCCGAGTTCGTCTGCGGCGGAGGCTGGTCCGAGGGGCGTCCTCCCGAGAGCTTGGAGCGCGAAGGGAGGGCGATGCTGCTGGCGGTGCTGGCCGATCTGGCTGCGGTCCCCGGCCTGCGAGTCGTGACGACCTGGGATCACCGGCTGGCGCGGCCCCTCTTTCCGGACGGCGTCGAAGCGGTCGAGGTCGATTCTCCCCAGGCGGAGATTCGGACATTCGCGGACCTGGCAGCGGAGGCGACCTGGACCCTGGTCATTGCTCCAGAGACGGCGGGGATTCTTTCGGCTCGCGTTCAGGCTGTGCATACCGCGGGGGGCATCGCTCTCAACGGCTCCGTCGAGTCGATCGATCTCTGCGGCGACAAGCTCCGGCTGGCGGGCTTTCTTCGTCAGCGGGGGATTCGGACTCCGGCTGCAGCACTCTGGGACGACGAGGTCGTCGGGGAGCTTGAGGGACTGCGGGTCGGTCCGGACCGGTGGCCGTGGCCGGTGGTCGCGAAGCCGCGGGATGGGGCGGGTTCGCAGCAGACGCGTCGCGTGGATGGACTCATGAGAGGTCCATCGGCAAATCTCGGCTGGGACGAGCTTCCGCAGGATCCCGAGTTCGTTGGCGCGCGCGAAAACCTGCTCGTCCAGCCCTGGATCGCCGGGCGGGCCTGTTCGGTGGCCGCCCTCGTCCACCCGGACGGGACCGCGACGATCCTTCCGCCGGCGGAACAGCGGTTCTCGGAGGACGGTCGGATGAGTTACCTCGGGGGAACGATCCCGGCCGAGGGCGTTTCCGCGGCGGCGGTCGAGTCGCTCGTTCGATCGGTTCTCTCTCAGGTTCCCGGCCTCCGCGGGTGGATCGGATTCGATTTCCTCGTTCCGGCGGACGCGCCGGAGAGCGTGGTCCTGATCGAGATCAATCCCCGCCTGACGACAAGTTATGTCGGCTATCGGAGGATTTGCCGTGGCAATCTGGCCCGGAGCCTCGTCTTCGGCGCGGAGTCTGCCCCGATCTTTGATGGGAGAATCACATTTTCTTCCGACGGGACCGCCATCCTCCCGGAATGA
- a CDS encoding class I SAM-dependent methyltransferase — MQSTDDLIRAFAAACEAGELVQAVLSDPFPGPSDRPRRLRVRPVVIRKQPVLQWTLQFDRSETHENLDRGESVGRLTRALESDYRQAVLTTTGAEVHYRRDRQGRVKLSEKARSRPQPDMAHDRQKAYLIPDGTPCPFLIDQGVMAPDGHVRAAMMHKFRQINRFLEFVEDVYADLPAEGTLLVQDYGCGKSYLTFAVHHLLSNVHGREVEILGLDHNPHVIETCCRTAERLGLDGLSFRTTRIADKEAEGKPLHLAVALHACDTATDDALIDAAGRTASVILAAPCCQHEVAARLAADAVPALTAHGILKERLAALATDALRAAALEAAGYRTQVLEFIETEHTPKNLLIRGVRRKAGGDGEGGIDTVWRTRYDDLKRSLGLGEASLRTDEILPPAAEEAARG, encoded by the coding sequence GTGCAGTCCACGGACGATTTGATTCGAGCGTTTGCCGCGGCCTGCGAAGCGGGCGAACTCGTTCAGGCGGTTCTCTCAGACCCGTTTCCCGGCCCCTCCGATCGGCCGCGGCGCCTGCGGGTCCGCCCGGTCGTGATCCGGAAGCAGCCGGTCCTCCAGTGGACGCTGCAGTTTGACCGCAGCGAGACGCACGAGAATCTCGACCGCGGCGAGTCGGTCGGCCGGCTGACACGCGCTCTGGAGTCGGACTACCGGCAGGCGGTCCTCACCACGACCGGGGCCGAAGTTCACTATCGCCGCGACCGCCAGGGGCGGGTCAAGCTCAGCGAGAAGGCCCGCAGCCGTCCGCAGCCGGATATGGCGCATGACCGGCAGAAGGCCTATCTGATCCCCGATGGGACTCCCTGTCCGTTTCTGATCGACCAGGGAGTCATGGCACCGGACGGACATGTCCGGGCCGCCATGATGCACAAGTTCCGGCAGATCAACCGGTTCCTGGAGTTCGTGGAAGACGTCTACGCGGACCTCCCGGCCGAAGGAACGCTCCTCGTCCAGGACTACGGCTGCGGCAAGAGCTACCTCACGTTCGCCGTTCACCACCTGCTGTCGAACGTCCATGGGCGGGAGGTCGAGATCTTGGGACTCGACCACAACCCGCACGTCATCGAAACGTGCTGCCGGACCGCGGAACGGCTCGGGCTCGACGGTCTGAGCTTCCGGACGACGCGCATTGCCGACAAGGAAGCTGAGGGAAAGCCGCTGCATCTGGCGGTCGCCCTTCATGCCTGCGACACCGCGACCGACGACGCCCTGATTGACGCCGCCGGGCGGACCGCCTCCGTCATCCTCGCGGCTCCCTGCTGCCAGCACGAAGTGGCCGCCCGCCTGGCTGCGGACGCGGTTCCGGCCCTGACCGCTCACGGCATCCTCAAGGAACGGCTGGCGGCCCTGGCGACCGACGCCCTGCGGGCCGCGGCACTTGAAGCGGCCGGCTACCGGACGCAGGTCCTCGAGTTCATCGAGACCGAGCACACCCCCAAGAACCTCCTGATCCGGGGGGTGCGGCGAAAGGCCGGCGGTGACGGCGAGGGTGGGATCGACACGGTCTGGCGGACGCGCTACGACGACCTGAAGCGGTCGCTCGGTCTCGGCGAAGCCTCGCTGCGGACGGATGAGATCCTGCCCCCGGCGGCCGAGGAGGCCGCGCGTGGCTGA